One Cervus canadensis isolate Bull #8, Minnesota chromosome 13, ASM1932006v1, whole genome shotgun sequence DNA segment encodes these proteins:
- the LAD1 gene encoding ladinin-1, producing the protein MSVSRKSWAALSSLTRQWTLEDEEEQERERRRRHRNLSFAVDDEDLPARDEDPPAPGRLLSVEEAEGPQPLAPDPRDEEDVRAVLRTRQERRQRCREAQEEARQPPPVPEEQVQLPPGQRLSPECSSAEEGSLAGRVPAGSEKLSAAGKTLEPEASLDPETPSPSKCSVSQKIAVLEERAVSGKRAVLDKASISEKRLVSEKATVFEKTPAPETQLAPGRAVAPARPQAWEHPASVGRPSSPGRQRDAGPEKDPESSAGSLPRACGLPPVTLQVRTPCTEAEAEAPSPTLASPTFSSALQRSSPRTISFRMSPRRDSSEVALTRSASVRLPASSVKLGPKLERYHSAIQRSESVRCASPSRTEFLVAPVDVASKRHLFEKELVGQSREGPASSRKENLQLSGVVTSRLNLWISRTQESAQQGPQNQEMQRESAASRRPQWRKKPEPPLGAEV; encoded by the exons ATGTCGGTCAGCAGGAAGAGCTGGGCCGCTCTGTCCAG CCTGACCCGGCAGTGGACCCTGGAGGATGAGGAGGAACAGGAGCGAGAACGCCGGCGGCGACACCGGAACCTGAGCTTCGCCGTGGACGACGAGGACCTGCCCGCCCGGGATGAGGACCCACCGGCCCCCGGGAG ACTGCTGAGCGTGGAGGAAGCAGAGGGGCCCCAGCCACTGGCCCCAGACCCCAGAGATGAGGAGGACGTCCGGGCTGTCCTGAGGACACGGCAGGAGCGGAGGCAGAGGTGCCGGGAAGCCCAGGAGGAGGCCAGGCAGCCGCCCCCGGTGCCTGAGGAGCAGGTGCAGTTGCCGCCCGGCCAGAGACTGAGCCCGGAGTGCAGCTCCGCGgaggaggggagcctggcgggcagggTGCCTGCGGGCTCCGAGAAGCTGTCTGCTGCAGGGAAGACACTTGAGCCGGAAGCAAGCCTGGACCCTGAGACCCCCAGCCCCAGTAAATGCTCCGTGTCCCAGAAGATCGCTGTGCTGGAGGAGAGAGCTGTCTCAGGAAAGAGGGCTGTTTTAGACAAAGCCAGCATCTCGGAGAAGAGACTGGTGTCTGAGAAAGCCACTGTCTTCGAGAAGACCCCGGCCCCCGAGACACAGCTGGCCCCAGGCAGGGCCGTGGCCCCAGCACGGCCCCAGGCCTGGGAGCACCCAGCCTCAGTGGGGCGCCCATCCAGCCCCGGGAGGCAGCGGGACGCTGGGCCTGAGAAGGATCCCGAGTCCTCGGCGGGGTCTCTGCCCCGGGCGTGCGGCCTCCCGCCCGTCACTCTGCAG GTGAGGACCCCCTGCACGGAGGCTGAGGCCGAGGCCCCATCACCAACACTGGCCTCGCCCACCTTCAGCAGCGCCCTGCAGCGCTCCAGCCCCCGCACCATCTCCTTCCGG aTGAGTCCCCGGAGAGACAGCTCAGAGGTGGCCTTAACCCGCAG CGCCAGCGTGAGGCTCCCGGCCAGCTCGGTCAAATTAGGCCCAAAGCTGGAGCGATACCACTCGGCTATACAG AGATCAGAGTCCGTCAGGTGTGCAAGCCCATCCCGCACTGAGTTCCTCGTGGCTCCCGTGGATGTCGCCAGCAAGCGCCACCTCTTTGAGAAAGAGCTGGTGGGCCAGAGCCGAGAAGGCCCAGCCTCCAGCCGCAAG GAGAACTTGCAGCTCTCGGGGGTGGTGACGTCGCGGCTCAACCTGTGGATCAGCAGGACCCAGGAGTCAGCACAGCAGGGCCCTCAG AACCAGGAGATGCAGAGGGAGTCGGCAGCCAGCAGGAGGCCCCAGTGGAGGAAGAAGCCAGAGCCCCCGCTGGGTGCCGAG GTGTGA